A single Triticum dicoccoides isolate Atlit2015 ecotype Zavitan chromosome 2A, WEW_v2.0, whole genome shotgun sequence DNA region contains:
- the LOC119353295 gene encoding peroxidase-like: MAMGSASRISLVVLVALATAASGQLSSTFYDTSCPRALATIKSGVAAAVSSDPRMGASLLRLHFHDCFVQGCDASVLLSGMEQNAGPNVGSLRGFGVIDNIKTQLESICKQTVSCADILTVVARDSVVALGGPSWTVPLGRRDSTTASASLANSDLPGPSSSRSQLEAAFLKKNLNTVDMVALSGAHTIGKAQCSNFRTRIYGGDTNINTAFATSLKANCPQSGGNTNLANLDTTTPNAFDNAYYTNLLSQKGLLHSDQVLFNNDTTDNTVRNFASNAAAFSSAFTTAMIKMGNIAPLTGTQGQIRLSCSKVNS, translated from the exons ATGGCCATGGGTTCTGCCTCTCGCATTTCTCTGGTGGTGCTCGTGGCTCTGGCCACGGCGGCGTCCGGGCAGCTGTCGTCGACGTTCTACGACACGTCGTGCCCCAGGGCTCTGGCCACCATCAAGAGCGGCGTGGCGGCCGCCGTGAGCAGCGACCCCCGCATGGGCGCCTCCCTGCTCAGGCTGCACTTCCACGACTGCTTTGTCCAA GGCTGTGACGCATCTGTTCTTCTGTCTGGCATGGAACAAAACGCGGGTCCGAATGTGGGGTCGCTGAGAGGCTTCGGCGTCATCGACAACATCAAGACCCAGCTGGAGAGTATATGCAAGCAGaccgtctcctgcgccgacatccTCACCGTCGTCGCCCGCGACTCCGTTGTCGCC CTTGGAGGGCCATCGTGGACTGTCCCGCTGGGGAGACGGGACTCCACCACCGCAAGTGCCTCGCTGGCGAACAGTGACCTCCCTGGCCCGAGCTCTAGCCGGTCACAGCTCGAGGCCGCGTTCCTCAAGAAGAACCTTAACACGGTCGACATGGTCGCGCTCTCAGGCGCGCACACCATCGGGAAGGCCCAGTGCTCCAACTTCCGGACTCGGATCTACGGCGGTGACACCAACATCAACACTGCCTTCGCGACGTCTCTCAAGGCCAACTGCCCCCAGTCCGGCGGCAACACCAACCTGGCGAACCTGGACACGACGACGCCCAACGCGTTCGACAACGCCTACTACACCAACCTCCTGTCACAGAAAGGGCTCCTGCACTCGGACCAGGTGCTCTTCAACAACGACACCACCGACAACACTGTCCGCAACTTTGCGTCCAACGCGGCGGCCTTCAGCAGCGCCTTCACGACGGCCATGATCAAGATGGGAAACATCGCGCCGCTCACCGGGACGCAGGGCCAGATCAGGCTCAGCTGCTCCAAGGTGAACTCGTGA